GTTTTAATCACCAGTAGCAACAGGATTACAAATTAATACATTAATCTCAAATCatctgggcacagagcccaggcagaGTCTGTTCCTCCCTTGAGGCAGCCAAATGTGCCATCAACAAACTATCTTCAATTTAGGTATTTTGTAGGAAGACAAGATTAAATTATTCCCTGTTAAAGAAACTAAACTTCCCCATAACTACCATTTCAAGTTTATACTCATTGACATTCATAAACTTGTTTTAAATTGTTACTTGCAGAGAGGAATCTTGACCCTCTTCTGCCTGTGTTTTGTGATACCAGTAGATAATGCAGCTGCATTAAAGAACTGTCTTACCTCAAAACTCAGGTATTTTAAACTAGGATAGTAAAAAACAGTACAGCAAATTAAACAGGTATGTTACTGTGAGTATGTATGCTTCTATGTGCTTTATCTCCAACTGGTTTTccaaatttaatatttttctggcCCAGGCTTACAGAATTTTCATCTGGCACCAGGTCAGTATTTTAGGTAAGAGGCCCATCTGCAGAAACCATGAAAAAGAACTGGGTTGCACAGGAGCCAGTAACATTTATTTTGACCTGCAAGATGTTTACTATTGGTGTTGAGGTTCAGAGAAAAGATGACAGAAGTTCAAGACCTATGCTTGAAGCCAGGGAAGGCTGGctagtagaaaaaaaaaaatcagggctgagttggagttttttttattttgttgttgctttgcttttttttgggttttttttctttttgctcccAGTCCAATCATTTAAATAGAAGTAATATAAGTAAGATCACCCCAAGCACAAGGCTGCAAATAAATACACTTTATCATCTTGaaaaggttttggttttgggaaAAGTTAAAATTCTGTTCACTCTGCAAAGCAGTACTTCTCAGGGATTCTGATATAAGATGTTAAGTCAGAAATACAACACAGATTTTGCTTAGGAATTTTGACCTTTTTAAGCCACTGGCTTTCAGTAGTGGAATCAAACAGGAATTTACCTTCCTCCAAGAACTGGATGTCAGAGGTGTCGAGGTTGTGATCCATTTCAAACAGCTGTTTAcctagaaataaaataaaaaacaatataTAAGCAAGTACAGCTCTGAAGCAACTCTCAACCCAAGGCAACAATTAGTCAGCATGTGTATTTTAGCCTTTCCAAATCAACCAATTCTAGCaaccttttctgcttttaactGCTCATTTCTGTAAGCTcccaattcttttttttttttaattcacccAGGATTCACCCACACCAGCAAGTGAAATGGGTCACTATAATGTTATTAAGAGTTTAATAATGGGGGGGCAGCAAAAATTTACACTCCACAGCCTGTGTTCAGTCCTCATTCCTTTAGTCTTCATCTTGCATTCCACAAGAAATCCTCTATGGGAACTAGGAAGGAAATCAGCTGACTCCTCCACctttttttcataaattctCCCATTCAAAAAGCAATTTGGGTCTACACAAATCACCAGctcctacacacacacacacagctgtgaAGGCAACATCACAGAAGAGTGAAGTTTTTCTGAATAGgagggacaggaaaaaaagctcAGGACTCTTTCCACATAAATCATCTGTCTTCCATTTACATTGCTCATGCAAGCTTCCACAAGCAAGACTTGGTGTCCATGGCAATACTGGAATCACACTAATGACATCCAAGAATAAGTTTGATTTTGGTTCTCTAAAGGGAAGCTTTTACAAACTACATTTGTATAGAGAAAAACAGACACCAATACTAACAATACTTTAAAGAACAGGAAAACTAGAAGCCTGATTTCTGTTATCTCATCTTTGCAGATTCCCAAATGCATACCCTTCAGAGAGAAATCAAGCATGTCCCCTGTCCTGTACTGCTTTTTATGAAACTTAATACCATTAAAATTTCCACCTGTCAAATTTCATCAAAACTAGCCAGAAGTGAGGAGAAAACAGAACAGTGATACAGCATGACCACACTGGTTATGTTTTTTCAGTTAATCAGGTCAAAAGTAGATCCAGCATCACAAGAGAACCAGTTCAAAGCTAAGCCGTGCAGACTATGGAGCAGGATGCTAAGACCTATCATCAGtgtaaaaattacttttagaCTTGTCATTATAGGCTGATAGCATTGCAAAAATTTCACAATCAGTATTAAAACATACCACTTAGCTTATTTTTGCCCGCTTGTTCttcttctttcatctttttcctttttatttctagaAGCTCTGCATCAAACTTGGCTTTCCAATTAAGGAAATTCTCAATGGTAACAGGAGTGCCATGAAAACGTTGCTGGAAGAATAGAAAACAAGGCTGCAAACACAACTTGCAAAGCTACAGGTGAAGATAAGCATTCTCTTAATTATTTGAATTACAACACTCCAGAAACACTGCTTGCTGGAAAGTATTCTGAGAAATTAATCCTAATCCTGAGAGTATATAATGAACACATTCTTGTGGGTTTTGTCATGGGAGTCTCTCCATAGAGAACTATACCGAGGCGAAAACTCTCATGGAAGAACCCTGCATACTCCTTTTGGACCTAGAGTGCAATAGTTCACAACTCCCCCCTAATGTAGTGTATTTATAAGTACGCAGCACTTCTTATCAACCCTTAAGTGCAATCTACACTGAATTATTGCCTATTAAAATGCATTAATCATTTTATATTGctgcaacacaaaaaaaaaaaaaggttcttttttctcagaaatttcTTTGCCAATTTTCAGAAATATAGAGCCTTCCAAGTCCCATCACTCTCCAGCTATTTCTCAGAAAGAGAGTAAAGACTCATCAGTTGGATTTATCACAGCACAATCCACAAATGGTGAAACTATTCTACAGGAGGGCAAACCAGTACTGAAGATTGGTCCCATTGCTTCCACCCTACCCACTCAGTCTACTAAGGCAGACAGCCTTCCTCAAATCACAGAGCCTGTGTGCAGCATGACATATTCTAGTCTTTTTTGCTCCCCATTCCCTCTTGCTTCCCCTTCTTCCAGCAAAAAAACTGTCTACAGCAAATCTGATTTCATTTGGGAAAAATCCCTTAGGAAGTAATGCTAAGAAGGGACTGTGAACATGCAGTTAGACTCTAAAAAGACTGCttaagaaaaagggggaaaacagATCACTTAAATTCATTAAACAGTCTACATTTCAATTAAATAATCTTTAGAATAGCTGTTCCTTTCCCACTGCAACTGAGAACTGCTCCTGCATCAAACCAATGCATTTTAAAGAAGCTGGAAGTCTTTTTCATTGAAGACTTTATTTTACATaccttctcttcttcctctgcttctctttctttctgtttcttctcttcttctcttcGCGTTTTTATTTGATCCactatttcatttaatttctcctGTACTGCTGAGACTAGAGTGAAGATCATTACCATTCCTAAATTTTCTTCTGCCTAcaacacaaagaagaaaacttCAAACAGAAGAACCTGAATGCATAAATATGTTTATAGAAAGCAGAATGTCATGCAAATGCAGAGGGCGCAGCTGACACATTCTGCACCAGTCTCAAAAGCTTGCTGTAAAATCCAAATTCAACCAGCCAGTTAATCCAGTCAGTTATCCCCAAATGGGTGGGCAGCAAAACACAAAGACTAATGTCTGTGATTGGGTTATTAAACATTATACATATCTTCTGAAAGGCTTTTTCATGAATAAACTAAAACCTACAGTAGAAACACAACTCTAAAATTTGAATATCATAAATCATAAGAGACAAGTCACTCAGAACCTTTCTTCTATTGGAACAGTTTACTCCTTAATTCTATTACATGCTTCTTTGAAGTGAGACACCTCATATTATGCCATATAACATATTATGGCAATTTTAAGGCAGTGAGGACTTGCCAGAAATCCCTGAAACTAAAAAAgtgattcctttttttttttacttcacaaTGCACTCTCACTGATCCTAAAGGTTGATGAGATCCACCCTCCGAACAGTTATGCTATCAAAAAGAATCAAGAATCAATGtggcattttttaatatttccaaatgaaattGAGATGGCttattttcacaatttttatacacacacacacacacacacacacacagagagagtTAAACAAATTCACCTTAAGCTGGGAGTGGAAAAGAGGGGAAGCCCTAGTGCACTTCCATTTCATTGTTCTACATTATTGCACACACTGAATTAGCCCTATATCTTACCTCAATGATGTCATTCACCAAACTCAAACCACAAAGTAAGTCTCTATAGTATGGAACAGGTTTCAGATCAGTAGCAGATACCTCTGAAAACAACTGATTTGAGAGAGAAAATCTAGCCCATGTGTGAAGTGGTATCAAGCTGTAGCAAGATATTCTGTCTTTCTTACCTGCTGCTCTAGCAGTTTTATTATGTCCATGACATCATTATCATCAAGATTCTCCTGTGAGACAATTTCATATAGTGGAGTTTCATCGGGGTATTTTTCTCTATAGGTAAATTTAAGGGTAGTTTGGACAGCTAcaagataaagaaaaacatattaTGGTGATAACTCTGTGTAACTTTAATGGTGTCTTCCTACTGCATCAACAGCCTAAAGATtatagaatataaaatattcttgCCTCTAAGAAGCAGTCTTCTTACACAGATGTTAAAACAATATGAACAGATTTAAATATAACCCGAGAGTTCAAAGAAATTAAGATGATAAAGTTTACACTTGCACCAACTATTAACACCTACTCATGTCTGAAAGGTCTTTAGGAAGACTGAAAAACCTTCTGTAGTATGACAGGTACTACAGCAGTAATCTCCCTCAGAATCTACCTGAAGCTGGAAGAGTTGTAATAACAGAACTAGAGAAAATCTCAGCATATTAACACCTCAGGTTCTGTGTGCCTGGGTGAAGTATCAACCTCTGTGTTGGGTTCCAGGGCTCCACACTGTGGACGAACACACTATGCCCAGTGGAAGTTATTAAGCACAGAACTGCCTAAGAAAAATGCATTCAATCTgaagctgctcagagccaggctAACATGGAAACAAGGCAAAAGAGAATGAAGTTCCTTTTACACATCCTCCCAGAACACCATGCAGAAGCTTTCCCTTAGTTCCAGACTCACAGTTCTTGGCAGCACAGCAGTCTGTGCAACAGAGACTCTAAGCAGGGTTTGTCCTTTCAAACGAAGTAAGGCAGCACCAGTTTATTCCTTCTATTATAGCATCCAGAATAGCAGCTTTCAAACTTGCTTGGAGTAAGGCTTGCTTACAATATGCCCACGCAATTGTTGGCACTCAAAAAATACACAGGGACTTGGGACCCACAGCCTTCTGCTCTGGAACTGCTCCTTAAGGGCTGCACATTCACAGCACACAGACTCAACTCTCCCACGTAGCTGGCACACACACAGTTGCCAGAAAACAAATCCCCTCACTACATGTCTGTAAGCCACTGGAAGGATGGTGACAACCCATGCTTTTTGAAGTTACACTACAAAGCCTTTGAGATTCGGCAAAAAGCAGTCCTACAGTGACAGCATAACATTTCTGCAAACTGAACAAGGATCACCCAAATCCTTGAACTATATTTGTGAGGGAATGTTCGCTGTACCAGGCCCCTACAAGGATCTAAGTGGAGGTATACACAGCTGTTGGTGATAGAATTAGATTTAAACATGTACAGGAGAAGTTTCTGAGTAAGACATGATCAACTTACTTTCATCATTTTCTCCAGCTTCAGATGTCACAGTGATTGTGAAAGTTGTTGGCTTTTCTGACAGTACtgttcaaagaaaaaaagcaagagtCAGGGAGAGTCCTTAAATCAATTACTCCTTCACATCAGTGAAACTGAACTTCTTAAAAGACTTATAAAGAAAGTAAGGTCTTGATACAGTGTTAAGGGACTTTTAAACTCAATAAGGTAATACTTTTCAATTAACAGCTATTTTCCATATGATGTGATGCCTGGAGTCTCTCTGAATGAGACCATACATCATCAAACAACACCAAAGGGTTTCATTTTTGGAAAACTCTCTCTTCTGGAGGTTTCACTGTTCCAAAAAGTGCAAATCAAATCAAACAACTTCTGGTAGTACACTGACTGCATGCAGAAAGCTACCAAAGCTGATTTGCTTTACTGCACTAAATGTGCCTGATGAGCATCCAGTGCACTCTTGACCGTGGACTATTTTTACAGTATGTCTGCACCTACATTTAAAACAGCTTAATGCAAGAAATGCTACTGACCAAGCAATGTACTAGAATGAAAGTGTGTGAATCAGGCAGCTAGAAGACAGACAACACAACATAGTAAGAGCTGTGACCTGCATTTCTCCCAGGCTAAAAACCTCATTGCACAACTGTGGATTGCAGACCACATACTCATGTAAGAGGTGCTCTGCATCTCTGTTACAAGCTATGCCCAAATTAGTGTACATGCTCTCAAAGTATCAACTGAGATTTGCCTAATTAATAATGTACTACTACAATTTTtattcccctctcctctcttggGCATAAAAGCATGAGTGAACAATAATTCTGAGTAAGCATCAGAGTAAAGGCTGTATAAAAGAATATGACTTGCATATCATTATCAGATATCCAGCATCCCCCACTATCACAGATCAATTTATATACCTTTACataatctttaaaataaaaccaaagacTTGAACAGATTTTCAGATTGAAGCAATAGGCAATTGTACCGGGCAAACGTTTGTGTGATGAAGTTACTGCCAACTAGGATGCTGTGGAACTCTAGGCAAAGTAGACACTGTGcaggaaggaaacagaaaattccCAGATTTTTCTACTGTTAATATTCTTTGGATACAGAATGCCAAAAATCATGTTGGATTAGGCAGCATCTGCCTACTCCTGATTGCTTGATGGTAAATTGAAAATCCTGAAAAACTGATGAACCAATGTACCCACAACATGAAAGTTCCAGCAGTAAAACATGCTGCACCAGGGAATTAAAGCCTGCCTTTTTTTCACCTGCAGCGAGGTAAGGCAGGTACCGGCAATACATTTACGGAAGAAACAGCACCTTTAAGCACCCCAAAACATCCCATGCCTCACGACCGCAACAAGCTTGCTAGCGGACAGGAAAGCCGCTCGGCACACAAACCAATTCCCATGGCTGCATCCTTTGAAAGGCTTCTCCGAAGAGCATCCTTCCAGCGCCGGGGACCGGCTTGCCCACGCcgggctggctgctgtgccagggcgCTGAACGCGGCAGGGGCAGCGCCCACGGCCCGGGCCACAGGGGCCATCGAGGGCTTTGCTCTTCCCGGCCGGGGAAAGCGAGCCAACATCCCGAGCGCCCACCCGAGCCGCGCCGCTCGGGACCCCCGCGGGACGCGCGGCAGCCCCGCCGCGGCCTCCCGCTCCTCCCCCGCACGCCGGCtgccggcgcggccccggcgcggccccgcaCCCGTGAACGAGTCCGGGTAGATGGACTCCAGCGCCTCCAGCTCGTTGCGCTGCTCCTCGCTGTAGTCGGTCATCGTGGCCCGCCGCCCACGGCCATGGGCCGCCCGCACCGCGacgccgccgcctcccccgccCGCGCCTGCGTTGTCCCGGCCCCGTCCCGGCCCTTCCTAGCATGCCTCGCGCTCGCGGTAGGCGGGAATGCCGCctctgggctgggccgggctgggccgcaccgacggagggagggaggcgGCGCGGCTGCCGTGGCGGGAGGCCGCGCACGGGGAGCCGGCCCGGCCGGTCCCCGGTGCCCTCAGCTCCAGCGCTCAGTTGCGGGCAGGACGGAGCGTACCTGGCGTGCGGGAGGGATCCAGCGCTGCTCCCCCGCCCCTCCCGGCAGCGGCGGCCTTGGCAGAGCAGTCCCTGTGTTGCACAAGCTAGTGATGGTACGGTTCGCTCTTGGACGTTCTTGCCTTGAAAATTTACAGGGATCAGCAAACTGAAGGGGATTCAAACCCGATGCTCTAGGTAGTGCGAAAGGGTGCCGTGAAGGCAGCTGAATGCCATTTCTGCCAGAAATTGGAAGTTTATTAGATGCAGATGTTGATTTGCGCCTTGAAGTTAAACAGCGCCTGCAAACTTCCCAGGAAACGTTCTCCGTGATTTCAGGAGTCCCGTCACATCGGCGGCATTGCCATGATGTGTGTGCAGAACAGGAGTCACCAAGGTTATCGATACTGGGAGCTGCTATGCTTTGGGGTTACCTGCCAGCATGGATTTAAGACTGACAAACCTTAAACAACAGCAGACCCTGATGGGTACGTGGTACACAGAGTAGATGTAAGGTGCATCCCGTTCCTGGCCCCATGGCTGGCAATTATCCAACAGACACATTTTATAAGCCCAGGGTTTCcagaagaataattttcaaGTGAGCAAACTGGAATTCTAAGTGGGTTCTTGGGTAAGATGACTCCTTTTAGTAGGCACAGTTTGACTGTTCAACTGTACCAACCCATAGATTTGTCTGTAATCATGAATTCATTTGAAAGCTGTTCCTTCACTACCAATCCATGACACACATTTCAAAGAGCAGAGGAGTAAAGGGAAATACCCCAAAACTTAAAATACTACAGCTGTAGTACTATGGATTAATATATGCCAACAAGGTGATAGTCTGTAAGTAGATTGGCAGGCTGACTTCACAGTGACAGAtggtatttcagtatttttagtTACATATTATTATGAAAAATACATGGCAAATAGTAATCAGGACAAAATCAGAAAGCGTGAAGCCTAATTTGAAAATCAGGTGagcaatatataaaaataattttacaagtTACTCTTAACTGCATATATTGCATCACTTTATAGTAGTGCTGTAAAATAATAGAAGTGAAAAGAATTCACATGGACTAAAGACtgcaggttttttcttttggatcCAGACATCAGCATAGAGGTTTTCTGTCAAAAGCTTCAGATACACAAATCAGTTGCATGTATTCCAGATTATAATGTTCcatcttaaataaaaaaaaaaaaacacaaatatttttaaaattaaaccagaAGTTGTGTTTACTACCAGAGGTACTTTGTTTCCTAAGGAGTTCACATAAACAATGCAGCCCCTCTACCTTTTATTAGGTTTGCGTGGCCAGATTTTGGTAGCAGGGGCACTAAAGGGGTGCTTCtatgagaagctgccagaagcttcccctgtgtcctgcagagccaatgccagctggctccaagacCTGCTGCTGACCAAGGCTGGGCACCATCAGCAATGGCGGCAGAACCTCTGAGATAACAGGTTTAAGAAATGAGGGAAAAGACCCTGAGCAACAGAAATTGCAGCCAGAGAGAGgagtgagcagagcagctctgcaggcaccaaGCTCAGCAAGGAAAGAGTGAGGCAGGTGCTGCAGGCTAGAGCAgaggttcccctgcagcccctggtgcagacCATGGGGAGGCAGCTTTGCCCCTGCAGGTCAGGGAGGGCCCTGGTGAAgcagatccacctgcagcccctggaggagcccacaccagagcaggtggGTGCCTGCAGGAGGGTCTGACCCCACCAGgggcctgtgctggagcagattCCTGGCAAGACCTGTGGAGAGAGGGGCCCCCACTGCAacaggtttgctggcaggattTGTGACTCTGCAGGGAGCCCACACTGAAGTAGGTGGTTCCTGAAGGGCTGCACCTGGTCaagggacccacactggagcaatTAATGAAGATCTGCAGCTTCTGTGAAAGACCCACACTGGAGAAGTCGGGGGAAGACTGGGCCTGGGAGGAAGtacccatgctggagcagggggagagTGTGAGGTGCCCTCCCTCcaaggaggaaggagcagcagagacaataTGTGACAAACTGGCTGCAACCCGCATTCACTCACACCCCCTCCACCACTGGAGGGGAGGAGGTAGAAAACTTGTGAGTGGATGAGCCCAGAAGAAGGAAGGTGGTGGGGAAAGGCACTTTAAGATTTAGTTCTCATTATCCCACTCTGATTTCACTGGTAATAAAATAAACTAATTTTTCCAACTGGAGTCTGTTTTGCCCTTGACAGTAATTGCTGAGTGATCTCTCcttgtccttatctcaacccatgatcCTTTCCTTATATTCTTTCCCCTATCCAAATGAGGAGAAGAGGGACAGAGCAGTACTGACTCCTGCATTTTCTAATAAAATGTACTAAATAATTAGATTTTTCCACTTAAAGCCCCTGGGGTAATTTACTAGTAGCAGATAGCATCCTATAGTGTAGCATAAGGCTTTGGAGCccacatatatatgtgtacatGGCAAGGCAATGCaggaagcattaaaaaaacactaTGGCATGGATTTCCCTCCCACTTAGAAACATCTGCACAGGTTAGAGAGGAGATGAGTAATATCACATCATACCAAACTGACTTAACACAAAAACATCATTAAACCTTCTTTCACAAAATTCAGTAGTTTTTAATCACAGTCATTTTCATGGGCCTAGTATATGTATAAATTACAAGTCTACAGAGGCAAAGCAAACCCTACTGTACAGACTGAGATTTTTCCCATCCTCATTTGCTATTTGTACAGTAGCCAAGAACACAAACACCTTGGAGATTTTGAAGTATTTCCAAATAGGAGACTGACCTTGATATTGCTTTCAGCCAGAATACATCTCAGCTCAGCTTGCCATATGTCAAATGTTTGTTCATACAGCTGCTATGTGTTACACACCTCCACCATGTGCCTCAGTGGGGATTTTCTCTCCTTATCAGAATTTAAAGTTCTCTCATCATTGTATCTAAACTCAGCCTTTGATGGTAAAATTTCCCCATATGTTTCCTGCATGCTACTGTAGCCCCAGACTTAACTAGTAGTTAGCTCAGTGTAGATTACTTAtataacacacaaaaaaaaaaaaaaatagaggaggAGAAATAAGTAATTTCTGCTAGGTATCACTAAGGAAAAGCTGGATAGCTGCCCTTGCTCCATACAGAATGGACCAATTCATAGGATCCAGTCAAGGTCTACCTCTTAAAGATCCTTTTAATGGAAAAAGATTTAAAAGCATTTGTAAATAACTTTCTCAGTACATACTTATCCTTTCAGCACAACTATTAGAAAGCAGAGAGCTGAAGCTTGAAATAGCCCACCCTAATCTAGGGATAGATCACCACACCCCACAGGAGTAAAAACACCATCAGTAAAGGCATCTGTAAGCAGGTGCTGAAGGACTACATTAACAAGATGCTCACATAATTTATACTGTATTGGAAAGTTCCAGTGCAGCTCAGGTCTGACATAGAGCTAGACAGGTTCCTGCTTTTCTGCAAAGTATTGTGGGGTCTTGGATCTTCAGAGCTGTGTTATGATCCCAGGGTCTTCATCAATCCTCAGGTACTTTCCACTTGCACGCTCCTTGAGTGCCCAGTCATGGAGGAGGCTGTAATCATAGTGCTCCTTATCCACTCGCTTCAGAAAGGCCAGTCCAGAAATGGCCTGCCACTCCCTGAGAGATGGGATACGAATTTCCTTTACATTCTCACTTCCTGGGACAAAGCCAAAAAACTTCCTTACATTCTGCATGGCATAGAGCCTGGAGTGCTGCTCTGTTGCCTCATCAAAGAGCTCCTGCTCATTGTGGACATAGCTGTTCCAGTATCTGAAGTGCAGGAAGCTGAGCGGGGAGAAACAGCTTGCCAGGCAGTAAGAAAGGAACACAGTGATGACCACCACAGCAATCAAAAGCCAGCCAGCCACCttacaaaaagaataaaaaagaaaatacctgtTAGACCTGAAAATACTCACAGTGGTAACTTTTGAGCACCAGAAAATCCGTAAGATTAACTTTACTTGCTTTTCCTAAATAATAGCATTAGCAAGGTATAAGCCTGGAAAGCATCTGTTACCACCAAACCCAGTCCATGCCTACTGGAGGCAGCTATGTAGTAAAATTACTTGTTCCTTTCAAGTTCAAGAAAATTCTGTTGAGTAGATTTAAGAATATTGCTTTCTCAGCTATTATTGTTATAAGATAGGCCAAGACTATATTAGCTTATAGCCTGTTTAAAACCAGTTTTCTCTGAAGTGACAGCTTTAATGCTTCTCCTATTATTTACCCAGTATGCAAACTTTTAGAATTGAGTCTGATCTAAACCCCAAGATTTTACGTGGGTTCACACAAAGCTCTCACAGCCTGGGCCTCTTAGTCACATTTCTTCTGCTCTAATGAAGAAACTTCATACCCTCCCTGGCTCTTGAACTTCCATTTGTTGTACTTGGTATTATTTTTCAGGATACTACACAAGGAAGATTATGTCCTCAGGCAGCAGGTAACAAATGGGACAAGCAGATATAGTAATTTATAAAGTTCAGTtccacttaaaagaaaaaaacatgctTCAAAACACACAGAGATTTAGCACTCAAGGCAGAGGACACTGATCTTGTTTTATACCTGCTGAATTAGCTTCATCTCTTACCATCAAGTTTACAGGCAACAGGAGCTACTCACTTGTGACTGGTATCGGAGGAGGAGAATCACTTCATCTCTGGCCCGGGCCAGCTCTGGAGGAaccagctgcctgcagggaaaCGTGGCCAATATCCTGCTGCGCTCCGCAGCGCTGACATTGGGAGCAGCTCCATAGTAATGCACAGGGACGTACTCGCTCACAGCACAGATATAATAGGAGCCATTTATCAGGGTGACTGCAAGCCATGTGACTGGAGCAACCAGTGCCCTCCCCGTGATGCTGCAGAGGacaaagcagagcagcttgcATTTCAGCAACCAGTTTGATGCCATCTCCCTCTCAAAATGAGAACTTTTGCCCATAACGAGCCTCCAAGTCTGGTTGTTCAGGGCATAGCCAACAACCAGAAGGATCAGTGCAGGCACTCCTAGGAAAGCCAGCCCATAGATAAGATTCTGTCCAACATGACAGGGACAGCTGAAcgtgaaaaaagagaaaagttgcTGCCCGCCAATTGTTAATATTGCAATTATTGCATTAGCAATAACAACCTCTTTGCCTTTTAGGAAAGTTAACCACTTTGGAAGGAAAGTCATTTTAGATCCTGTTCT
This window of the Ammospiza nelsoni isolate bAmmNel1 chromosome 3, bAmmNel1.pri, whole genome shotgun sequence genome carries:
- the RWDD1 gene encoding RWD domain-containing protein 1 isoform X2; this translates as MDIIKLLEQQAEENLGMVMIFTLVSAVQEKLNEIVDQIKTRREEEKKQKEREAEEEEKQRFHGTPVTIENFLNWKAKFDAELLEIKRKKMKEEEQAGKNKLSGKQLFEMDHNLDTSDIQFLEEAGNNVEVDESLFQEMDDLELEDEEDDPDYNPVNLDSD
- the RWDD1 gene encoding RWD domain-containing protein 1 isoform X1 produces the protein MTDYSEEQRNELEALESIYPDSFTVLSEKPTTFTITVTSEAGENDETVQTTLKFTYREKYPDETPLYEIVSQENLDDNDVMDIIKLLEQQAEENLGMVMIFTLVSAVQEKLNEIVDQIKTRREEEKKQKEREAEEEEKQRFHGTPVTIENFLNWKAKFDAELLEIKRKKMKEEEQAGKNKLSGKQLFEMDHNLDTSDIQFLEEAGNNVEVDESLFQEMDDLELEDEEDDPDYNPVNLDSD
- the CALHM4 gene encoding calcium homeostasis modulator protein 4; the protein is MTFLPKWLTFLKGKEVVIANAIIAILTIGGQQLFSFFTFSCPCHVGQNLIYGLAFLGVPALILLVVGYALNNQTWRLVMGKSSHFEREMASNWLLKCKLLCFVLCSITGRALVAPVTWLAVTLINGSYYICAVSEYVPVHYYGAAPNVSAAERSRILATFPCRQLVPPELARARDEVILLLRYQSQVAGWLLIAVVVITVFLSYCLASCFSPLSFLHFRYWNSYVHNEQELFDEATEQHSRLYAMQNVRKFFGFVPGSENVKEIRIPSLREWQAISGLAFLKRVDKEHYDYSLLHDWALKERASGKYLRIDEDPGIITQL